A genome region from Desulfovibrio sp. includes the following:
- the rpe gene encoding ribulose-phosphate 3-epimerase, whose translation MILSPSLLSADFARLAEELAALEAAGVTWLHLDVMDGAFVPNITFGPPLIKALRSVSGLFFDVHLMVNDPARYIADFHKAGADMLVIHAEADRHPQRTLTAIRAMGCKAGLALNPGTDISAARWLAADMDMLLLMSVNPGFSGQAFIPATFDKIRAARQMLDANGGADALIQIDGGVCPENTAQLVDAGAEVLVSGSAFFGHKPYDKRLAAFMAPLAGRTPRSAEEALKRRAANNITQK comes from the coding sequence ATGATTTTATCGCCCTCATTGCTGTCTGCCGATTTCGCCCGACTGGCCGAAGAGCTTGCCGCTCTTGAAGCAGCTGGCGTCACCTGGTTGCATCTGGACGTAATGGATGGGGCCTTTGTGCCCAACATTACCTTTGGTCCCCCGTTGATTAAGGCCTTGCGGTCTGTCAGCGGGCTTTTTTTTGACGTGCACCTCATGGTGAATGATCCGGCCCGGTACATTGCTGATTTTCACAAGGCCGGGGCAGACATGCTGGTTATCCACGCCGAGGCCGACAGGCACCCCCAGCGCACCCTCACGGCCATACGGGCCATGGGTTGCAAGGCGGGCCTTGCCCTCAACCCCGGCACGGATATCAGCGCGGCACGGTGGCTGGCGGCAGATATGGACATGCTGCTGCTCATGAGCGTGAACCCTGGTTTTTCGGGGCAGGCTTTTATTCCCGCCACGTTTGACAAAATCCGCGCCGCCCGCCAGATGCTCGACGCCAACGGCGGAGCCGACGCGCTTATCCAGATCGACGGCGGCGTGTGCCCCGAAAACACGGCCCAGCTTGTGGATGCCGGAGCAGAAGTTCTTGTGTCCGGTTCGGCCTTTTTTGGCCACAAACCATACGACAAGCGGCTTGCCGCCTTCATGGCTCCCTTGGCGGGCAGAACACCCCGCTCTGCGGAAGAAGCCCTGAAACGACGCGCCGCCAACAATATCACGCAAAAGTAG
- the pheT gene encoding phenylalanine--tRNA ligase subunit beta, translated as MLLSLSWLREFTPYEGTAEALGDRLTMLGLELEDIRRPYDAIGSIVVGHVVSCDNHPESDHLHVCKVDAGQGELLDIVCGAPNVAAGQKVPVALVGTKMPDGLVIKKAKLRGAPSFGMICSERELGLTEDHTGIMVLPESFVVGKPLVEQLELDREVLDISITPNRADCLSVLGLARETALACSLPLSIPDLPLELDAAGSEVLVPIDIEDPEHCWLYSGRVITGVKIGPSPMRLRHRLHAVGVRPISNIVDVTNYILFECGQPLHSFDMDKLEGGRIVVRRAQEGDKFTTLDGQERTLTGADLYIRDGARAVALAGVMGGLNSEISDASTNVFLESAVFKPATIRKTSRRLGLSSEASYRFERGIDQQRTVWALDRACAMMAAVSGGRVQRGLSISEPCPFKGASIEFRPARADSLLGVHLTNEFDERVLTGMGCNVDKGENSPVWRVSQPSWRPDLTREADLIEEVGRVHGLDTIAPVLPAVARNLDRAGEPESRYGFWSRLKHWGAGLGLNEAVNYSFVGHKDMDHLSLPREGRISIMNPLSAEQDALRTALAPGLLYDLRNNLAQGAQGLRLFELANIFEADAASETTARETGMLGVLLYGARYDTAWPQAEGDMDYADLKGVVENLLHYLHLEAPTYELAQQHAFLLPCVNIFVQGRAVGFMGRVKPAMADEYHARKDVWVAEMNLEILRELHDAATVRFAPLPVYPPVRRDITVTTGTGLKVADIIAHVQGLKVALLEDVALVDCFEPKVEQDEEPVRNLTFRLTFRHAERTLKDTEVDKEREKVAQSLVSALGVKI; from the coding sequence ATGCTGCTCTCACTTTCATGGCTGCGTGAATTTACTCCGTATGAAGGAACGGCCGAGGCGCTGGGCGACCGCCTGACCATGCTCGGCCTGGAGCTGGAAGACATCAGGCGACCCTACGATGCCATCGGCTCCATTGTGGTGGGGCATGTGGTTTCGTGCGACAACCACCCGGAATCTGACCACCTGCATGTGTGCAAGGTGGACGCCGGGCAGGGCGAGCTGCTGGATATCGTTTGCGGTGCGCCCAACGTGGCAGCCGGGCAAAAGGTTCCTGTGGCTCTGGTTGGCACAAAAATGCCCGACGGCCTGGTGATCAAAAAGGCCAAGCTGCGCGGCGCGCCTTCCTTTGGCATGATTTGCTCTGAACGCGAGCTGGGCCTGACCGAAGACCACACCGGCATCATGGTGCTGCCCGAAAGCTTTGTGGTGGGCAAGCCCCTGGTGGAACAGCTTGAGCTGGACAGGGAAGTGCTCGATATTTCCATTACGCCCAACCGTGCGGACTGCCTCTCGGTGCTGGGCCTCGCCCGTGAAACCGCCCTTGCGTGCAGCCTGCCACTTTCCATCCCTGATCTGCCGCTCGAACTTGACGCAGCAGGGTCTGAGGTGCTGGTTCCCATTGATATTGAAGACCCCGAACACTGCTGGCTGTATTCTGGCCGAGTGATTACGGGCGTCAAGATCGGGCCTTCGCCCATGCGCCTGCGTCACCGCCTGCATGCCGTGGGTGTGCGCCCCATTTCCAATATCGTGGACGTGACCAACTACATTCTTTTTGAATGCGGTCAGCCCCTGCACTCCTTCGACATGGACAAGCTCGAGGGTGGCCGCATTGTGGTGCGCCGCGCGCAGGAAGGCGACAAGTTCACCACCCTGGACGGACAGGAACGCACGCTTACCGGTGCCGACCTGTACATACGCGACGGAGCCCGCGCCGTGGCACTGGCCGGTGTTATGGGCGGCCTGAACAGCGAGATTTCCGATGCAAGCACCAACGTGTTTCTGGAAAGCGCCGTGTTCAAGCCCGCCACCATCCGCAAAACTTCGCGCCGTCTGGGCCTTTCGTCCGAAGCTTCGTACCGCTTCGAACGTGGCATTGACCAGCAGCGCACCGTGTGGGCGCTTGACCGCGCCTGCGCCATGATGGCCGCCGTGAGTGGCGGACGCGTGCAGCGTGGCCTTTCCATCAGTGAACCCTGCCCCTTCAAGGGCGCGAGCATCGAATTCCGCCCCGCTCGTGCCGATTCTCTGCTGGGTGTGCACCTCACCAACGAGTTTGACGAAAGGGTGCTGACCGGCATGGGCTGCAACGTGGACAAGGGCGAAAACAGCCCCGTGTGGCGCGTGAGCCAGCCTTCGTGGCGGCCCGATCTCACCCGCGAGGCCGATCTTATTGAAGAAGTGGGCCGCGTGCACGGGCTCGATACCATCGCTCCCGTGCTGCCCGCCGTTGCCCGCAATCTTGACCGCGCTGGCGAGCCGGAATCCCGCTATGGTTTCTGGTCGCGCCTGAAGCACTGGGGTGCCGGTCTTGGCCTCAACGAAGCTGTGAACTACAGCTTTGTGGGCCACAAGGACATGGACCACCTGAGCCTGCCCCGCGAGGGCCGCATCTCCATCATGAACCCCCTGTCGGCAGAACAGGATGCCCTGCGCACCGCGCTGGCCCCTGGCCTGCTGTACGATCTGCGCAACAACCTTGCCCAGGGTGCTCAGGGGCTGCGACTGTTTGAACTGGCCAATATTTTTGAGGCCGATGCCGCTTCTGAAACCACTGCCCGTGAAACGGGCATGCTGGGCGTGCTGCTGTACGGCGCGCGTTACGACACTGCCTGGCCCCAGGCAGAAGGCGATATGGACTACGCCGACCTCAAGGGCGTGGTGGAAAACCTGCTGCACTACCTGCACCTTGAAGCTCCCACCTACGAGCTTGCGCAGCAGCACGCCTTTTTGCTGCCCTGCGTCAACATCTTTGTGCAGGGCCGCGCCGTGGGCTTCATGGGCCGGGTCAAACCCGCCATGGCCGACGAATATCATGCGCGCAAGGACGTGTGGGTGGCCGAGATGAACCTCGAAATCCTGCGCGAGCTTCACGATGCGGCCACGGTGCGCTTTGCGCCCCTGCCCGTATACCCGCCCGTACGACGCGATATTACGGTTACCACTGGTACCGGTCTCAAGGTGGCCGACATTATTGCCCATGTGCAGGGCCTCAAGGTTGCCCTGCTGGAAGACGTGGCCCTGGTCGACTGCTTTGAACCCAAGGTGGAGCAGGACGAAGAGCCCGTGCGCAACCTTACCTTCCGGCTTACCTTCCGCCATGCGGAGCGTACCCTGAAGGATACGGAAGTGGACAAAGAGCGGGAGAAGGTGGCACAGTCACTGGTGAGCGCTCTGGGCGTAAAGATCTAG
- a CDS encoding MerR family transcriptional regulator, which translates to MSDHTPDNTYRIGEVAELLDLKTHVLRFWETEFPQLAPLRTGKGQRLYTEENVALLRRIQQLLHEQGMTIEGARRVLAGSAVVDDSLPERVAAVPDPNFMRMLQRELISLRRLLSEK; encoded by the coding sequence ATGTCGGACCACACGCCCGACAATACCTATCGCATAGGCGAGGTTGCGGAACTGCTCGACCTCAAGACCCATGTGCTGCGCTTCTGGGAAACGGAGTTTCCCCAGCTGGCGCCGTTGCGCACCGGTAAGGGCCAGCGCCTGTACACAGAAGAAAACGTGGCCCTGTTGCGCCGTATCCAGCAGTTGCTGCACGAGCAGGGCATGACCATTGAAGGCGCGCGTCGCGTGCTTGCGGGCAGTGCGGTGGTGGATGACAGCCTGCCCGAAAGGGTGGCGGCCGTGCCCGACCCGAATTTTATGCGCATGCTTCAGCGCGAGCTGATCTCGCTGCGCCGCCTGCTCAGCGAAAAGTAG